Proteins encoded together in one Asterias rubens chromosome 4, eAstRub1.3, whole genome shotgun sequence window:
- the LOC117288998 gene encoding ankyrin repeat domain-containing protein 11-like isoform X1, giving the protein MVQYSGMAEKSSPQRKEKQAGVKSPMSTKGDGGKTLKRKLFAGGVNGEGAEEKKPPKPAPKRKKPTSQPGSPTLLGTPGRSIPLSERQQLALLMQMTANEENNVPVISHPPKAMPTPGSVGGVKNKANKRNERGEAPLHLASIRGDVQATKNLIKQGAEVNVQDFAGWTPLHEACNHGYFEVAKLLLKAGAYVNTQGLEDDTPLHDAAVNGHVKVVELLLKHGANPLQVNKRGKAPIDLACSAEIRSLMKNEIIETSSDTSLAEARPPTSPESVDSVDTQELRNGEARPDPYEFDHQDRSPNEQKITIHWASPDKCGKGAIMEITRTIPKLNDRATPNSMTSTTTSDSDLFDPHLSTKPLNNITSGLAATLKQQQHLQQQQQQQQHLQKQQQQQQQQQQHQQHQQLQQHQQPMHVVLPECRNSHEEVKLSNEVCNNASQSSPKESNTVPACDVGVPRVACAKEDSDSSLSDSNMLSSDDSNTATETKGSSGKADSTTTVESSAAPSAFLWNQTNARTLPPSDFGSSAMIPTVDSSAHQHTSNASSLSSSIFTENSSSKLDSTILTLNSKVSSVNPLAPFSTSSLSSLPGTPKKQVQQHHAAPDTLTESVDSLQHTTLVSSRGVGQESALMHLPQSPHAPRSLSATSASLSSTNHETEQPTDRPVPGAESQANNVSEWRTESRPLVNNRLETESDSNVDKQLQQQQQQQQQHERRDRPKRHKDRSHQKSHRKHHRHQSQSSQGSRSSKDERHPSEEASTSSKSPSPEVKAVENGRVEVAENSPDGHKSDPQQRVSPFPVAREYYIVSPPSSSADNAGEIKALLLRPRDPSMISQPRQKEVNSSPTSVSSTSASLPVTETNQKPVVEKESTTTSDVVCNTEAVSTSSSTDSTNLKSPVLRDLERRRSPARGSPDVTSSVPTSNQANQSGSAQSGKGSPKAQEQSSEKPQPPKPVRTLRSNSGMVNSNSNPPSETNGSDKEAATSLPMTRSRRTQVESSSATSTPEPNLESSHPRKRKMARHRQQQQANGEGSIIERQTPPVPMERINAMEMYLNIRQRIEARQRTMVANVQPKQPSGYSEYLMHRKTYLLASDPDTKISIAIPNMEAPTELHNLLATQFQEQEKKRHELRCRHCIEREKLMLAAEQDIVRVYGRAARALANQNVPFSVCTVLKNQEVYNMPEPMPNEDSKGSIRQRYNGRQLLSWLQDVDDKYEKIKEDLLQRHQHEAASLYAIQKLEWELKLQELKLWDPKNRPQVPSCHVPMVEVDRDLDLLPA; this is encoded by the exons AGAAGAAGCCCCCTAAACCAGCCCCTAAGCGCAAGAAGCCCACGTCCCAACCCGGCAGTCCAACACTACTTGGGACGCCCGGACGCTCTATCCCGCTGTCTGAGCGACAACAGTTGGCTCTCCTTATGCAGATGACTGCTaatgaggaaaacaatgtcCCAG TTATCAGTCATCCTCCGAAAGCCATGCCGACCCCTGGGTCAGTGGGTGGGGTGAAGAACAAGGCCAACAAGCGGAATGAGAGAGGGGAAGCGCCCCTTCATCTTGCTTCCATACGAGGGGACGTACAAGCCACCAAGAATCTAATCAAACAGGGGGCGGAGGTCAACGTTCAAGATTTCGCTG GTTGGACGCCGCTTCATGAGGCATGTAACCATGGTTACTTTGAGGTAGCGAAGCTGCTGCTGAAAGCAGGAGCTTACGTCAACACTCAAGGCCTAGAGGACGATACCCCACTGCATGATGCTGCTGTTAACGGACATGTTAAG GTTGTTGAGCTGTTGCTGAAGCACGGAGCCAACCCTCTCCAGGTCAACAAGCGAGGCAAGGCCCCCATCGATCTAGCCTGCTCAGCAGAGATCCGTAGCCTCATGAAGAATGAGATTATCGAGACGAGTAGTGACACGTCGCTAGCCGAGGCACGGCCTCCAACCTCCCCAGAGAGTGTGGACTCTGTAGATACCCAAGAACTCAGGAATGGCGAAGCGAGAC cTGATCCGTATGAATTTGATCATCAGGATCGGAGTCCGAATgagcagaaaataacaatacaCTGGGCATCACCAGATAAATGCGGCAAAGGGGCAATCATGGAAATAACCAGAACTATCCCGAAACTGAATGACCGTGCCACACCAAACTCTATGACCTCAACAACTACATCCGATAGTGATTTGTTTGATCCTCACTTAAGCACGAAACCCTTGAATAATATTACTTCTGGTCTGGCTGCTACACTCAAGCAACAGCAACACcttcaacaacaacagcagcagcagcaacaccttcaaaaacaacagcagcaacagcagcagcagcaacaacatcaacaacatcagcaGCTGCAACAACATCAGCAGCCCATGCACGTTGTCTTACCCGAGTGTCGGAATTCACATGAGGAGGTAAAGTTGTCCAATGAGGTGTGTAATAATGCGTCACAGTCGTCGCCCAAGGAATCGAACACTGTCCCAGCGTGCGATGTCGGAGTGCCGAGAGTAGCGTGTGCCAAGGAAGACTCAGACAGCAGTTTGAGCGATTCCAACATGCTGTCATCAGACGACTCTAATACAGCAACAGAGACCAAAGGATCCTCAGGTAAAGCAGACAGCACGACGACTGTCGAATCTTCGGCAGCCCCGTCAGCGTTTCTCTGGAATCAGACAAACGCAAGAACTTTACCGCCGTCAGACTTTGGTAGCAGCGCCATGATACCAACTGTAGATTCTAGTGCTCATCAGCACACCAGCAATGCCAGTAGTTTATCAAGCTCCATATTCACGGAGAACTCTTCCAGTAAGCTTGACTCTACGATTTTGACTTTGAACAGTAAAGTATCATCAGTGAACCCACTGGCTCCATTCAGTACTTCATCTCTGTCATCTTTACCGGGTACACCCAAGAAGCAGGTGCAACAACATCACGCCGCTCCGGACACGTTAACAGAGTCTGTTGACTCTCTGCAGCATACGACGTTGGTTTCTAGTCGTGGTGTTGGGCAGGAATCAGCGTTGATGCACCTCCCACAGTCTCCACATGCTCCCCGATCTTTGTCAGCTACCTCCGCAAGTCTCAGCAGTACCAATCATGAAACGGAACAGCCGACGGATAGACCGGTGCCCGGTGCTGAATCTCAGGCAAATAATGTGTCAGAATGGAGGACAGAATCCAGACCATTGGTCAATAATCGTTTAGAGACTGAATCTGATTCCAATGTGGATaaacaattacaacaacaacaacaacaacaacaacaacatgaaaGGCGTGACCGACCGAAGAGACATAAAGATCGCTCCCATCAAAAATCACATAGGAAACACCACAGGCATCAAAGTCAATCAAGTCAGGGATCACGTTCATCCAAAGATGAACGCCATCCCAGCGAGGAAGCAAGTACCTCATCTAAATCCCCCTCACCAGAGGTTAAAGCTGTTGAGAATGGAAGGGTTGAGGTGGCCGAGAACTCTCCTGATGGACATAAATCAGACCCTCAGCAGAGAGTGTCACCGTTCCCTGTTGCTAGGGAGTATTATATCGTGTCACCTCCCTCTTCGTCAGCTGATAACGCCGGTGAGATTAAAGCCTTGTTATTGAGACCTAGAGATCCGAGTATGATCTCACAACCTCGTCAAAAAGAAGTCAACTCCTCTCCAACATCTGTCTCTTCCACAAGTGCCTCTCTGCCTGTCACAGAAACCAACCAAAAACCAGTCGTCGAAAAGGAATCTACCACCACGTCTGATGTCGTCTGCAACACTGAGGCAGTCAGTACCTCATCAAGCACTGACTCCACTAACCTGAAAAGTCCTGTCTTACGAGATCTAGAAAGACGGAGATCGCCAGCGAGGGGTAGCCCAGATGTGACGTCATCTGTGCCCACATCTAACCAGGCAAATCAGTCTGGTAGTGCCCAGTCTGGCAAGGGATCCCCAAAAGCTCAAGAACAATCAAGCGAGAAGCCGCAACCTCCCAAACCAGTGCGGACGCTACGTTCCAACTCTGGAATGGTGAACTCAAACTCTAACCCTCCATCTGAGACCAACGGTAGTGACAAAGAAGCGGCAACCTCACTCCCCATGACGCGGAGTCGGCGGACGCAAGTCGAGTCATCATCCGCCACCTCGACGCCAGAGCCAAACTTAGAATCCTCACACCCGCGTAAACGTAAGATGGCACGTCACCGCCAGCAGCAACAAGCTAACGGAGAGGGATCCATTATTGAGAGACAGACTCCACCAGTTCCGATGGAGAGAATTAATGCCATGGAGATGTATCTAAATATCCGGCAGAGGATTGAGGCTCGACAGAGGACAATGGTTGCTAATGTACAACCTAAGCAGCCTAGTGGGTATAGTGAGTACCTCATGCATAGGAAGACATACCTTCTAGCTAGTGATCCAGACACCAAGATCAGCATAGCTATACCCAAC ATGGAAGCACCAACCGAACTTCACAATCTGCTAGCAACACAGTTTCAAGAACAAGAGAAGAAACGTCATGAGTTAAGGTGTAGACACTGTATAGAAAGG GAGAAACTGATGCTAGCAGCTGAGCAGGATATAGTCAGAGTGTATGGTCGAGCAGCTAGGGCATTAGCCAATCAGAACGTCCCATTTAGCGTATGCACCGTGCTGAAGAACCAAGAAGTGTACAACATGCCTGAACCAATG cCAAATGAAGACAGCAAGGGAAGCATAAGACAGAGATATAACGGAAGGCAGTTATTATCATGGCTTCAAGACGTTGACgacaaatatgaaaaaataaag GAGGATCTTCTTCAACGTCACCAACATGAAGCAGCGTCTCTGTACGCCATCCAGAAACTAGAATGGGAGTTGAAGCTACAAGAGCTGAAGTTATGGGATCCTAAGAACCGGCCGCAGGTTCCATCATGTCATGTACCGATGGTAGAGGTCGATCGAGATCTAGACTTACTTCCAGCGTAG
- the LOC117288998 gene encoding ankyrin repeat domain-containing protein 11-like isoform X2, producing MVQYSGMAEKSSPQRKEKQAGVKSPMSTKGDGGKTLKRKLFAGGVNGEGAEEKKPPKPAPKRKKPTSQPGSPTLLGTPGRSIPLSERQQLALLMQMTANEENNVPVISHPPKAMPTPGSVGGVKNKANKRNERGEAPLHLASIRGDVQATKNLIKQGAEVNVQDFAGWTPLHEACNHGYFEVAKLLLKAGAYVNTQGLEDDTPLHDAAVNGHVKVVELLLKHGANPLQVNKRGKAPIDLACSAEIRSLMKNEIIETSSDTSLAEARPPTSPESVDSVDTQELRNGEARPDPYEFDHQDRSPNEQKITIHWASPDKCGKGAIMEITRTIPKLNDRATPNSMTSTTTSDSDLFDPHLSTKPLNNITSGLAATLKQQQHLQQQQQQQQHLQKQQQQQQQQQQHQQHQQLQQHQQPMHVVLPECRNSHEEVKLSNEVCNNASQSSPKESNTVPACDVGVPRVACAKEDSDSSLSDSNMLSSDDSNTATETKGSSGKADSTTTVESSAAPSAFLWNQTNARTLPPSDFGSSAMIPTVDSSAHQHTSNASSLSSSIFTENSSSKLDSTILTLNSKVSSVNPLAPFSTSSLSSLPGTPKKQVQQHHAAPDTLTESVDSLQHTTLVSSRGVGQESALMHLPQSPHAPRSLSATSASLSSTNHETEQPTDRPVPGAESQANNVSEWRTESRPLVNNRLETESDSNVDKQLQQQQQQQQQHERRDRPKRHKDRSHQKSHRKHHRHQSQSSQGSRSSKDERHPSEEASTSSKSPSPEVKAVENGRVEVAENSPDGHKSDPQQRVSPFPVAREYYIVSPPSSSADNAGEIKALLLRPRDPSMISQPRQKEVNSSPTSVSSTSASLPVTETNQKPVVEKESTTTSDVVCNTEAVSTSSSTDSTNLKSPVLRDLERRRSPARGSPDVTSSVPTSNQANQSGSAQSGKGSPKAQEQSSEKPQPPKPVRTLRSNSGMVNSNSNPPSETNGSDKEAATSLPMTRSRRTQVESSSATSTPEPNLESSHPRKRKMARHRQQQQANGEGSIIERQTPPVPMERINAMEMYLNIRQRIEARQRTMVANVQPKQPSGYSEYLMHRKTYLLASDPDTKISIAIPNMEAPTELHNLLATQFQEQEKKRHELRCRHCIEREKLMLAAEQDIVRVYGRAARALANQNVPFSVCTVLKNQEVYNMPEPMPNEDSKGSIRQRYNGRQLLSWLQDVDDKYEKIKEDLLQRHQHEAASLYAIQKLEWELKLQELKLWDPKNRPQVPSCHVPMVEVDRDLDLLPA from the exons AGAAGAAGCCCCCTAAACCAGCCCCTAAGCGCAAGAAGCCCACGTCCCAACCCGGCAGTCCAACACTACTTGGGACGCCCGGACGCTCTATCCCGCTGTCTGAGCGACAACAGTTGGCTCTCCTTATGCAGATGACTGCTaatgag GAAAACAATGTCCCAG TTATCAGTCATCCTCCGAAAGCCATGCCGACCCCTGGGTCAGTGGGTGGGGTGAAGAACAAGGCCAACAAGCGGAATGAGAGAGGGGAAGCGCCCCTTCATCTTGCTTCCATACGAGGGGACGTACAAGCCACCAAGAATCTAATCAAACAGGGGGCGGAGGTCAACGTTCAAGATTTCGCTG GTTGGACGCCGCTTCATGAGGCATGTAACCATGGTTACTTTGAGGTAGCGAAGCTGCTGCTGAAAGCAGGAGCTTACGTCAACACTCAAGGCCTAGAGGACGATACCCCACTGCATGATGCTGCTGTTAACGGACATGTTAAG GTTGTTGAGCTGTTGCTGAAGCACGGAGCCAACCCTCTCCAGGTCAACAAGCGAGGCAAGGCCCCCATCGATCTAGCCTGCTCAGCAGAGATCCGTAGCCTCATGAAGAATGAGATTATCGAGACGAGTAGTGACACGTCGCTAGCCGAGGCACGGCCTCCAACCTCCCCAGAGAGTGTGGACTCTGTAGATACCCAAGAACTCAGGAATGGCGAAGCGAGAC cTGATCCGTATGAATTTGATCATCAGGATCGGAGTCCGAATgagcagaaaataacaatacaCTGGGCATCACCAGATAAATGCGGCAAAGGGGCAATCATGGAAATAACCAGAACTATCCCGAAACTGAATGACCGTGCCACACCAAACTCTATGACCTCAACAACTACATCCGATAGTGATTTGTTTGATCCTCACTTAAGCACGAAACCCTTGAATAATATTACTTCTGGTCTGGCTGCTACACTCAAGCAACAGCAACACcttcaacaacaacagcagcagcagcaacaccttcaaaaacaacagcagcaacagcagcagcagcaacaacatcaacaacatcagcaGCTGCAACAACATCAGCAGCCCATGCACGTTGTCTTACCCGAGTGTCGGAATTCACATGAGGAGGTAAAGTTGTCCAATGAGGTGTGTAATAATGCGTCACAGTCGTCGCCCAAGGAATCGAACACTGTCCCAGCGTGCGATGTCGGAGTGCCGAGAGTAGCGTGTGCCAAGGAAGACTCAGACAGCAGTTTGAGCGATTCCAACATGCTGTCATCAGACGACTCTAATACAGCAACAGAGACCAAAGGATCCTCAGGTAAAGCAGACAGCACGACGACTGTCGAATCTTCGGCAGCCCCGTCAGCGTTTCTCTGGAATCAGACAAACGCAAGAACTTTACCGCCGTCAGACTTTGGTAGCAGCGCCATGATACCAACTGTAGATTCTAGTGCTCATCAGCACACCAGCAATGCCAGTAGTTTATCAAGCTCCATATTCACGGAGAACTCTTCCAGTAAGCTTGACTCTACGATTTTGACTTTGAACAGTAAAGTATCATCAGTGAACCCACTGGCTCCATTCAGTACTTCATCTCTGTCATCTTTACCGGGTACACCCAAGAAGCAGGTGCAACAACATCACGCCGCTCCGGACACGTTAACAGAGTCTGTTGACTCTCTGCAGCATACGACGTTGGTTTCTAGTCGTGGTGTTGGGCAGGAATCAGCGTTGATGCACCTCCCACAGTCTCCACATGCTCCCCGATCTTTGTCAGCTACCTCCGCAAGTCTCAGCAGTACCAATCATGAAACGGAACAGCCGACGGATAGACCGGTGCCCGGTGCTGAATCTCAGGCAAATAATGTGTCAGAATGGAGGACAGAATCCAGACCATTGGTCAATAATCGTTTAGAGACTGAATCTGATTCCAATGTGGATaaacaattacaacaacaacaacaacaacaacaacaacatgaaaGGCGTGACCGACCGAAGAGACATAAAGATCGCTCCCATCAAAAATCACATAGGAAACACCACAGGCATCAAAGTCAATCAAGTCAGGGATCACGTTCATCCAAAGATGAACGCCATCCCAGCGAGGAAGCAAGTACCTCATCTAAATCCCCCTCACCAGAGGTTAAAGCTGTTGAGAATGGAAGGGTTGAGGTGGCCGAGAACTCTCCTGATGGACATAAATCAGACCCTCAGCAGAGAGTGTCACCGTTCCCTGTTGCTAGGGAGTATTATATCGTGTCACCTCCCTCTTCGTCAGCTGATAACGCCGGTGAGATTAAAGCCTTGTTATTGAGACCTAGAGATCCGAGTATGATCTCACAACCTCGTCAAAAAGAAGTCAACTCCTCTCCAACATCTGTCTCTTCCACAAGTGCCTCTCTGCCTGTCACAGAAACCAACCAAAAACCAGTCGTCGAAAAGGAATCTACCACCACGTCTGATGTCGTCTGCAACACTGAGGCAGTCAGTACCTCATCAAGCACTGACTCCACTAACCTGAAAAGTCCTGTCTTACGAGATCTAGAAAGACGGAGATCGCCAGCGAGGGGTAGCCCAGATGTGACGTCATCTGTGCCCACATCTAACCAGGCAAATCAGTCTGGTAGTGCCCAGTCTGGCAAGGGATCCCCAAAAGCTCAAGAACAATCAAGCGAGAAGCCGCAACCTCCCAAACCAGTGCGGACGCTACGTTCCAACTCTGGAATGGTGAACTCAAACTCTAACCCTCCATCTGAGACCAACGGTAGTGACAAAGAAGCGGCAACCTCACTCCCCATGACGCGGAGTCGGCGGACGCAAGTCGAGTCATCATCCGCCACCTCGACGCCAGAGCCAAACTTAGAATCCTCACACCCGCGTAAACGTAAGATGGCACGTCACCGCCAGCAGCAACAAGCTAACGGAGAGGGATCCATTATTGAGAGACAGACTCCACCAGTTCCGATGGAGAGAATTAATGCCATGGAGATGTATCTAAATATCCGGCAGAGGATTGAGGCTCGACAGAGGACAATGGTTGCTAATGTACAACCTAAGCAGCCTAGTGGGTATAGTGAGTACCTCATGCATAGGAAGACATACCTTCTAGCTAGTGATCCAGACACCAAGATCAGCATAGCTATACCCAAC ATGGAAGCACCAACCGAACTTCACAATCTGCTAGCAACACAGTTTCAAGAACAAGAGAAGAAACGTCATGAGTTAAGGTGTAGACACTGTATAGAAAGG GAGAAACTGATGCTAGCAGCTGAGCAGGATATAGTCAGAGTGTATGGTCGAGCAGCTAGGGCATTAGCCAATCAGAACGTCCCATTTAGCGTATGCACCGTGCTGAAGAACCAAGAAGTGTACAACATGCCTGAACCAATG cCAAATGAAGACAGCAAGGGAAGCATAAGACAGAGATATAACGGAAGGCAGTTATTATCATGGCTTCAAGACGTTGACgacaaatatgaaaaaataaag GAGGATCTTCTTCAACGTCACCAACATGAAGCAGCGTCTCTGTACGCCATCCAGAAACTAGAATGGGAGTTGAAGCTACAAGAGCTGAAGTTATGGGATCCTAAGAACCGGCCGCAGGTTCCATCATGTCATGTACCGATGGTAGAGGTCGATCGAGATCTAGACTTACTTCCAGCGTAG